Proteins co-encoded in one Candidatus Woesearchaeota archaeon genomic window:
- a CDS encoding AAA family ATPase, giving the protein MFFSEYLPKFLKVREQGFINVCKMSSVMIIVITGTPGTGKTTLAKALATRLDIEYISDKHIIDKYDLAEGFDNERNAAIIDEERFAQALEQETRDKNAVIDSHLSHFIDPAKVDLCIVTTCELGTLKKRLQLRDYSDQKIRENLDAQIFETCFFEAQELGHNVLEINTESQIDLLVEEILEEIKKQETTKNCDI; this is encoded by the coding sequence AGAACAAGGCTTTATAAATGTTTGTAAAATGAGTAGTGTAATGATCATTGTTATTACCGGAACACCCGGGACAGGAAAAACAACCCTTGCAAAAGCGCTTGCAACACGTCTTGATATAGAGTATATTTCAGACAAGCACATTATTGACAAATACGACCTTGCAGAAGGTTTTGACAATGAGCGCAACGCAGCAATTATAGATGAAGAGCGATTCGCACAAGCGCTTGAACAAGAAACACGCGATAAAAATGCAGTAATTGACTCACATCTCTCCCATTTTATTGATCCCGCAAAGGTTGATTTGTGTATTGTTACAACCTGTGAGCTAGGAACGCTCAAAAAGCGCTTGCAACTGCGCGATTATTCAGATCAGAAAATCAGAGAGAACTTAGATGCGCAGATTTTTGAGACTTGTTTTTTTGAAGCACAAGAACTCGGACATAATGTGTTAGAAATCAATACTGAAAGTCAGATCGATCTTTTGGTTGAAGAAATACTTGAAGAAATCAAGAAACAAGAAACAACAAAAAATTGCGATATTTAA